A genome region from Chromatiales bacterium includes the following:
- a CDS encoding AAA family ATPase, translating to MAVVALVGNKGGAGKTTLCINLAAGLATRAPTVILDADPQRSSLQWRTLADRDDAVAVMDATDDVAGAVRRTRSQHRYVVVDCPPSVHAEQTAQALQVCDLALVPVQPSPLDLWATVHIEDKVTEARRVNPGLRAVLVINQLEPRTRLSRLMHQALAELGLPAAQTAIRRRAVYRSSVLEGRSVVEIGSRGKAAADEINELIEEVVAT from the coding sequence ATGGCCGTCGTCGCACTGGTCGGAAACAAGGGCGGTGCCGGCAAGACGACGCTGTGCATCAACCTCGCGGCCGGTCTCGCCACGCGGGCGCCGACGGTCATCCTCGACGCCGATCCGCAGCGATCATCACTACAATGGCGCACACTGGCCGACCGCGATGATGCGGTGGCGGTGATGGACGCGACGGACGATGTCGCCGGCGCGGTTCGGCGCACACGCAGCCAGCATCGCTATGTGGTGGTGGACTGTCCGCCATCGGTACATGCCGAACAGACCGCGCAGGCACTCCAGGTCTGCGATCTCGCGCTGGTACCGGTGCAGCCCTCGCCGCTGGATCTCTGGGCCACGGTGCACATCGAGGACAAGGTGACCGAGGCGCGGCGCGTCAATCCGGGGCTGCGCGCGGTGCTGGTCATCAACCAGCTCGAACCCAGAACCAGACTCTCAAGACTCATGCATCAGGCGCTGGCCGAGCTGGGTCTGCCGGCGGCGCAGACCGCGATCCGCCGTCGCGCCGTCTATCGCAGCAGTGTGCTCGAAGGCCGCTCCGTCGTGGAGATCGGCAGCCGTGGCAAGGCCGCTGCCGACGAGATCAACGAACTCATCGAGGAGGTAGTCGCAACATGA
- a CDS encoding NUDIX hydrolase, with protein sequence MHRQDLLDLLDAHPTSFMEEAAYLSRARAFVQAHEDCFHRDLWPAHVTGSAWVVNPRRDRVLLLHHRKHDQWFQPGGHADGDADILRVALRETSEETGMQPSHIRLVDTDIFDVDIHTIPGSHLGPRHEHIDVRFLIEMDDDLEIPGNDESHQIRWVPLHQVARFNNNRSTHRMVEKTRRMRGH encoded by the coding sequence ATGCACCGCCAGGACCTGCTCGATCTGCTCGACGCGCACCCGACCAGCTTCATGGAAGAGGCGGCCTACCTGTCCCGCGCCCGGGCGTTCGTGCAGGCGCACGAAGACTGTTTTCACCGCGATCTGTGGCCCGCGCATGTCACCGGCTCGGCCTGGGTCGTGAACCCGCGTCGCGACCGCGTGCTGCTGTTGCACCATCGCAAGCACGACCAGTGGTTTCAGCCCGGCGGTCATGCCGACGGTGATGCGGACATCCTGCGGGTGGCGCTGCGCGAAACCTCGGAAGAGACCGGCATGCAGCCGTCACACATCCGGCTGGTCGACACGGACATCTTTGACGTGGACATCCACACCATCCCGGGAAGCCACCTTGGCCCGCGGCACGAACACATCGACGTGCGTTTTCTGATCGAGATGGATGACGACCTGGAGATTCCCGGCAACGACGAATCGCACCAGATCCGCTGGGTGCCGCTGCATCAGGTCGCGCGGTTCAACAACAACCGCTCGACCCACCGCATGGTGGAAAAGACCCGCCGCATGCGCGGGCATTAG
- a CDS encoding BMC domain-containing protein has protein sequence MIKLRTYVYIDSLQPQLAAYMATVSRGFLPVPGDACLWVEVSPGMAIHRLTDIALKATRVHLSQQVVERAYGSMVIHQRDQSDVREAGRIVLANMRASAHDRERCRIAWQEVIRGMTPDHAVLINRQDRRGSMILPGQSMFILETEPAGYIIYAANQAEKAANITLVDVRAVGAFGRLILSGREGDVDEAAAAAIEAVENPSTT, from the coding sequence ATGATCAAGCTAAGAACCTACGTCTACATCGACTCGCTGCAGCCGCAGCTCGCCGCCTATATGGCGACGGTGTCGCGCGGGTTTCTGCCGGTGCCGGGCGATGCCTGCCTGTGGGTCGAGGTCTCGCCCGGCATGGCGATCCATCGGCTGACGGACATCGCACTCAAGGCGACCCGCGTGCATCTCTCGCAGCAGGTCGTCGAGCGGGCGTATGGCTCCATGGTCATCCACCAGCGCGACCAGAGCGACGTGCGTGAGGCAGGCCGCATCGTGCTGGCGAACATGCGGGCGAGCGCGCACGACCGCGAACGCTGCCGCATCGCCTGGCAGGAGGTCATCCGCGGCATGACGCCCGATCACGCCGTGCTGATCAATCGCCAGGACCGGCGCGGCTCCATGATCCTGCCCGGCCAGAGCATGTTCATCCTCGAGACCGAGCCGGCCGGCTACATCATCTATGCCGCGAACCAGGCGGAGAAGGCCGCGAACATCACCCTGGTCGATGTGCGCGCCGTGGGCGCGTTCGGGCGCCTGATCCTGTCCGGCCGCGAGGGCGATGTGGACGAGGCCGCGGCCGCCGCGATCGAGGCCGTCGAGAACCCCTCGACGACCTGA
- a CDS encoding LysR family transcriptional regulator, translating to MPPYSEQTYTPPAAMPDYLIRYATLRQLQVFEAIVRLGSFTRAAEELFLTQPTVSMQIKKLADSMGLPLFEHVGRNVRPTEAGLELYESCRRIFETLANLEMKIADLKGIKRGRLRLGVITTAKYFAPEILGEFCKLYPGIDVALKVSNRDRILERINANEDDLYILGQPTDQVDVQMYPFAPNPMVVLAPRDHPLVGKKNIPLARLSEHPFILREPGSGTRDATLRAFDAIGLRPNVRMELGSNEAIKHAIVGGLGLSVQSLHTLTLEGSDGPLAILDVEGFPIMRQWYLVHPKGKELSLVAKAFLEYALEVEPHMRERMQNLWPKLSGLFKTMKKSAAPPRKKAKGQ from the coding sequence ATGCCACCGTATAGCGAACAGACCTACACACCGCCGGCCGCGATGCCGGACTACCTGATCCGCTACGCAACGCTGCGCCAGTTGCAGGTATTCGAGGCGATCGTGCGTCTGGGCAGCTTCACGCGCGCCGCTGAGGAATTGTTTCTTACGCAGCCGACGGTCTCCATGCAGATCAAGAAGCTGGCCGATTCCATGGGGCTGCCGCTGTTCGAACACGTTGGGCGCAACGTGCGGCCGACCGAGGCGGGGCTGGAACTCTACGAATCCTGCCGGCGCATCTTCGAGACGCTCGCGAATCTCGAGATGAAGATCGCCGATCTCAAGGGCATCAAGCGCGGTCGTCTGCGCCTTGGCGTGATCACCACCGCAAAGTATTTCGCACCGGAAATCCTCGGCGAGTTCTGCAAGCTCTATCCGGGCATCGACGTGGCGCTGAAGGTCTCCAACCGTGACCGCATCCTCGAGCGAATCAACGCCAACGAGGACGATCTGTACATTCTCGGCCAGCCGACCGACCAGGTCGATGTCCAGATGTATCCGTTTGCCCCGAACCCGATGGTGGTGCTGGCGCCGCGCGATCATCCGCTGGTCGGCAAGAAAAACATTCCACTCGCGCGGCTGTCCGAACATCCGTTCATCCTGCGCGAACCGGGCTCCGGCACGCGCGACGCAACACTGCGTGCGTTCGATGCGATCGGTCTGCGGCCGAACGTGCGCATGGAACTCGGCAGCAACGAGGCCATCAAGCATGCCATCGTCGGCGGGCTCGGACTTTCCGTGCAGTCACTGCACACGCTGACCCTGGAAGGCTCGGATGGACCACTCGCCATCCTGGATGTCGAGGGCTTCCCCATCATGCGCCAGTGGTACCTGGTGCATCCCAAGGGCAAGGAACTCTCGTTGGTCGCGAAGGCCTTCCTCGAGTATGCGCTCGAAGTCGAGCCACACATGCGCGAACGCATGCAGAACCTGTGGCCGAAGCTCAGCGGCCTGTTCAAGACGATGAAAAAGAGCGCGGCACCGCCGCGTAAGAAGGCTAAGGGCCAATGA
- a CDS encoding ribulose bisphosphate carboxylase small subunit: MRQGCVICIEHTPVMGARFTPWRKWGQECCYSGDDHKLVTELDRCLAAHPDHHIRLNIEDFSFHSRFSLVVHSPLAAAA, translated from the coding sequence TTGAGACAGGGCTGTGTGATCTGCATAGAGCACACGCCCGTGATGGGCGCACGGTTCACGCCGTGGCGGAAGTGGGGGCAGGAATGTTGTTACAGCGGCGATGACCACAAGCTCGTGACCGAGCTTGACCGCTGCCTTGCCGCGCACCCCGACCATCACATACGACTGAATATCGAGGACTTCAGCTTCCACAGCCGCTTCTCGTTGGTCGTCCACAGCCCGCTCGCCGCCGCCGCCTAG
- a CDS encoding ExeM/NucH family extracellular endonuclease, whose product MRNFHPVTGSLLLATLGLVGTGSQAAGNLIITEIMYNPASSEDNWEWIEIHNNGDMTVDLAGYVVDDNNGVAHLGANIASGSVAAGESAVLYNADDVSAANFQAAWGTVNLIAVTNWSAMSLNNSGDTVGIWNSFANYSGDSVTQANVIEQVVYGTTAPWPVDDGAGSIYLTGLAADNNNGANWALSTDGASTPVFDAYTAAAAGGNSGTDIGSPGLSPPKLIVTEIMYNPASAEDNWEWIEIYNAGGSTADLAGYVVDDNNGVAHLGANIASGSVAAGESAVLYNADDVSAANFQAAWGTVNLIAVTNWSAMSLNNAGDTIGIWNSFASYSGDNELQANVIEQVVYDDEAPWPVDDGAGSIYLTGLAADNNNGANWALSTDGANTPVFDAYTAAAAGGNSGTDIGSPGTPVVVPALRIHEVQGSGAGVTSPGTAVMIEGVVIGDYQETDELDGFFVQEEDADADADPATSEGIFVYCGGACGTFPVSEGQIVEVTGIQEEFFGMSQIDVSGAGANVVVTDAGDNLGLITATTVSLPAAAGTDQAGTFENVEGMLVTFDVQLTVTELFELARYGQIVLSEDGKLRHFTDQNAPDVAGYADHLADIAKRRIILDDTNDVQNQPDNVFHPQPAGFAVDNFIRGGYTVGNLTGVMHWSWAGLGGTDAWRIRPQLSSPVSFNADNARQATPTDVGGDIKLAALNLLNYFSTIDATASNSIGDCGPGLTLDCRGADSAAELTRQTQKLTSALLAMDADVVGLVEIENNETASLQAIVDALNAIAGAGTYDYVDTGFIGDDAIKVGFIYKPAVVGLSGAAAVLDTGVDARFDDFRNRPTLAQTFEVVDVANDSFGEKFTAAINHFKSRGSACDDVGDFDANDGQGNCNGTRTGAAEALVDWLATDPTGSGDPDFVILGDLNAFAMEDPVAAILEGADDVSGNSDDFVNLIDQFLGANAYSFVIGGQWGYPDHALANGPLAAQVTGVTQWHINADESSLLDYNDKVLDTGEASFEVKPGTNTLFAPDPYRVSDHDPVIIGLSLFTPGNIIIRKVTDPAGEPGAFEFTGAVSGNIGHGQRIVMNGLPPGNHVVTETDPAPSFELTAISCDDGNSSGDIGARSASINLEEGETVTCTFTNTVDDADGIAAAIEDSVPGYNGSAQGDGNNDGIRDVLQGNVSSIQDLASGCWWTIESDGEGHRDVATEAVPADAPPGYYPCNFISFTADLAVDQTELQVSLYLAPQNVAIGGAVKFNHVAGEWQVIGDVDQGGDKTVIHYSVTDGGPFDGDGTVNGQIEDPVGPIVQARPIPTMSLAGLALLIGQFACLLMLMGRRQRRR is encoded by the coding sequence ATGCGAAATTTCCACCCTGTCACTGGCTCGTTGCTGCTGGCAACGCTCGGTCTTGTCGGGACTGGTTCCCAGGCTGCCGGGAATCTCATCATCACCGAGATCATGTACAACCCGGCCAGTTCCGAAGACAACTGGGAATGGATCGAAATTCATAACAACGGCGACATGACCGTTGATCTGGCCGGCTATGTCGTTGACGACAACAACGGGGTGGCTCATCTGGGCGCGAACATCGCCAGCGGTTCGGTGGCCGCCGGCGAGTCGGCGGTTCTCTACAACGCCGACGACGTCAGCGCGGCGAACTTCCAGGCGGCCTGGGGCACGGTTAATCTGATCGCCGTGACCAACTGGTCCGCGATGTCGCTGAACAATAGCGGTGACACCGTTGGCATCTGGAACAGTTTTGCCAACTACAGCGGCGACAGCGTGACCCAGGCCAATGTCATTGAGCAGGTGGTCTATGGCACCACTGCGCCATGGCCCGTCGATGATGGTGCTGGCTCCATCTACCTGACCGGTCTCGCCGCCGACAACAACAATGGCGCCAATTGGGCGCTGAGCACGGACGGTGCCAGCACGCCGGTCTTCGATGCCTACACCGCCGCTGCCGCTGGCGGTAACAGTGGAACCGACATCGGCTCGCCCGGGCTGTCGCCGCCGAAGCTCATCGTCACCGAGATCATGTACAACCCGGCCAGCGCGGAAGACAACTGGGAATGGATCGAGATCTACAACGCCGGTGGTTCCACAGCTGATCTGGCCGGCTATGTCGTTGATGACAACAATGGAGTGGCTCATCTGGGCGCGAACATCGCCAGCGGTTCGGTGGCTGCCGGCGAGTCGGCGGTTCTCTACAATGCCGACGACGTCAGCGCGGCGAACTTCCAGGCGGCCTGGGGCACGGTCAATCTGATCGCCGTGACCAACTGGTCCGCCATGTCATTGAACAATGCCGGTGACACCATCGGCATCTGGAACAGCTTTGCCAGCTACAGCGGCGACAATGAACTCCAGGCCAATGTGATCGAGCAGGTCGTCTATGACGATGAAGCGCCATGGCCCGTCGATGACGGCGCGGGCTCCATCTACCTGACCGGTCTCGCCGCCGATAACAACAATGGCGCCAATTGGGCGCTGAGCACGGACGGTGCCAACACACCGGTCTTCGATGCCTACACCGCCGCTGCCGCTGGCGGTAATAGTGGAACCGACATCGGCTCGCCGGGAACGCCCGTGGTGGTTCCGGCGCTCAGGATTCACGAGGTGCAGGGTTCGGGCGCGGGTGTAACCAGCCCGGGGACCGCCGTGATGATTGAAGGCGTGGTGATCGGCGACTACCAGGAGACCGACGAGCTGGATGGCTTCTTTGTCCAGGAAGAGGACGCCGATGCCGACGCCGATCCCGCCACCTCCGAAGGCATCTTCGTCTATTGCGGTGGCGCCTGCGGCACCTTCCCCGTCAGCGAGGGGCAGATCGTTGAGGTGACCGGCATTCAGGAAGAGTTCTTCGGCATGAGCCAGATCGACGTTTCCGGCGCTGGCGCCAATGTTGTCGTCACCGACGCCGGAGACAACCTGGGGCTGATCACGGCCACCACGGTCTCGTTGCCTGCCGCGGCCGGAACGGATCAGGCGGGAACGTTTGAAAATGTCGAAGGCATGCTGGTGACGTTCGATGTTCAGCTGACCGTGACCGAACTCTTCGAGCTGGCCCGCTACGGGCAGATCGTGCTCTCCGAGGACGGGAAGCTGCGCCACTTCACCGATCAGAATGCACCGGATGTCGCGGGTTATGCAGATCATCTGGCGGATATCGCGAAGCGACGGATCATTCTGGACGATACCAATGACGTCCAGAACCAGCCGGACAACGTTTTCCATCCGCAACCCGCTGGCTTCGCGGTGGACAACTTCATCCGTGGCGGTTACACGGTGGGCAACCTGACCGGCGTCATGCACTGGTCCTGGGCCGGCCTTGGCGGCACGGATGCGTGGCGAATCCGTCCGCAGCTCAGCAGCCCGGTGAGCTTCAATGCGGACAACGCCCGCCAGGCGACACCAACGGACGTGGGCGGGGACATCAAGCTCGCCGCGCTGAACCTGCTGAACTACTTCAGCACCATCGATGCCACCGCCAGCAACAGCATCGGGGATTGCGGTCCCGGTCTCACACTGGATTGCCGCGGTGCCGACAGCGCGGCCGAGCTGACGCGCCAGACGCAGAAACTGACCAGCGCGCTGCTCGCCATGGACGCTGATGTCGTCGGTCTGGTCGAGATCGAAAACAATGAAACGGCATCCTTGCAGGCGATTGTCGATGCGCTGAATGCGATTGCCGGCGCCGGAACCTACGACTATGTCGACACCGGCTTCATCGGAGACGATGCCATCAAGGTCGGTTTCATCTACAAGCCTGCCGTGGTTGGCCTGTCGGGCGCCGCGGCAGTTCTCGACACCGGGGTGGACGCCCGTTTTGACGACTTCCGGAACCGTCCGACGCTGGCGCAGACATTTGAAGTGGTCGATGTCGCCAACGACAGCTTTGGAGAAAAATTCACTGCCGCAATCAACCACTTCAAGTCCAGAGGCTCGGCCTGTGACGATGTCGGCGATTTCGACGCCAACGATGGCCAGGGCAATTGCAATGGAACGCGTACCGGGGCCGCCGAGGCCCTGGTCGACTGGCTGGCCACGGATCCCACGGGCAGCGGCGACCCGGACTTTGTGATTCTGGGGGACCTCAACGCGTTTGCGATGGAGGATCCCGTTGCCGCGATCCTGGAAGGGGCCGATGACGTTTCCGGCAACAGCGATGACTTTGTGAATCTGATTGACCAGTTCCTTGGAGCCAATGCCTATAGTTTTGTCATCGGCGGACAGTGGGGCTATCCGGACCACGCCCTTGCCAATGGACCACTGGCGGCACAGGTCACTGGAGTGACCCAATGGCACATCAATGCCGACGAGTCGAGTCTGCTGGACTACAACGACAAGGTCCTCGACACAGGAGAAGCGAGCTTCGAGGTCAAGCCCGGCACGAACACCCTGTTTGCGCCGGACCCGTATCGCGTCTCCGATCACGACCCGGTCATCATCGGCCTGAGCCTGTTCACTCCGGGCAACATCATCATTCGCAAAGTGACGGATCCCGCCGGAGAGCCCGGAGCCTTTGAGTTCACCGGTGCGGTCAGCGGCAACATCGGTCATGGGCAGCGGATCGTCATGAACGGCCTGCCACCCGGAAACCATGTCGTGACCGAAACCGATCCCGCACCATCGTTCGAGCTTACGGCGATCAGTTGTGACGATGGAAACAGTAGCGGCGACATCGGCGCGCGATCAGCCAGTATCAACCTCGAGGAAGGCGAAACGGTAACCTGTACCTTCACGAATACCGTGGATGACGCGGACGGCATCGCTGCCGCGATCGAAGACAGCGTGCCTGGTTACAACGGCTCCGCTCAGGGCGATGGCAACAACGACGGCATTCGCGACGTACTTCAGGGCAATGTCAGCTCGATTCAGGACCTCGCCAGCGGCTGCTGGTGGACAATCGAGTCAGACGGCGAGGGCCATCGCGACGTTGCCACCGAAGCGGTTCCGGCGGATGCGCCGCCGGGCTATTACCCGTGCAACTTCATCAGCTTCACGGCCGATCTGGCCGTGGATCAGACCGAACTGCAAGTGAGCCTGTACCTTGCGCCGCAGAACGTCGCTATCGGCGGAGCGGTTAAGTTCAATCACGTCGCCGGTGAGTGGCAGGTGATCGGTGACGTCGATCAGGGCGGAGACAAGACCGTCATCCATT